Genomic window (Prevotella melaninogenica ATCC 25845):
TATCTGTGAAAAGAGTAGCGTGTCTCCAGCAAACATTTTCAACAAAACATGTACTCGTTCCCAGTTTGTTTGAATTGAAAGGGAACTATTACGGTGTCGCTTGTCTGCCACTTTATCAAAGTATTTGATGAAATTTTGTTGCAATCGTTCTTTCTGTTCTGCTTGTGCTGTTTCTGTGTCACTATACAAACTTGCATTATCATATTCACGCTGCCTTAGTTTTCTAACACTATCTGCATAAATACAGGCCTCTTGATCTATCTCACTTTTGCACAAGATAATTCCATTCAAATCTCGTTTAGGTTTGAAAGTTTGAGTTGCTTCGGTTGTACGAGCAGTTCTGCTTTTATCCCAAATAGGAGTTGTAATAGTGCGGTTTAGATACTCTCGAACTCTTTGTGGAGAATCTTTGCCAGCTACCCTCACAGGATAGCTTTCTATATACAGGTACCATTCTTTTCGATAGGCACTCTTTCGCAATCGTACTGTTGCTTTTGTATTATCAAGTTCCTTTCTCATTGTATGTCGTGGGTTAGTGTTTATACAAATTGTCTATCTCTGATTTTGGCGCATAGACGTAATTACCAATCTGTCTTGTTGGAATAGAATATTTGCGAATATGCAGATATACAGTACTATCATGGATACCAAACTTCTTAGCTATTTCTCCAATTGTATAACAATCTTCAGGCTCAAGCCGATAAGTCTTTACTTCCGATTGTTTTTCTTTTCTTCTTTCATCGTAAGGACGTAGATTGAAGCGTTCTTGTAAATCAGCTTTGCAAATACGTATCATCCTTAGTCCGAGGTTATAATAACGGACTTGTTTATTCCTGATTAAGCGATAAAGGGAATCTCGTCCAATATCAAATAATGCAGTTGCATCAGCTATTGAGAGATAAAGCTGGTTCTTCGGAACTCTCGCTGCCTTTTCTCTTTTCAAAGCATCCAACTGTTCTTCCTTTTTCCTTTGCTTATATGCTGCTTGAGAACAGTTCTTAGAACAGTATTTGGAGGTTAGCGTCTTTGCAATAAAAGATTTACCACAAATTTCGCATTTCCGCTCTATTTGAAATTTTGCACTCGCCATACTATTTGTATCTATTTGATTATCAATTTATCTTTTAAATTAAGTCGCACGTTATCTCCCATTAAGTCGCGGCACAAATATGGTACAAATATAAGCACAAAAACGATTAAAAACGATAAGATTTAATTATTATTAAGAAATAAAAATCCCAGCAACTTATTATGTTACTGGGATTTACTTATTTTTGATTAGCGTTTATTAGCACTTTTACTTCACTTCCTCAAAGTCTGCATCTTGGATGGTGTCATCCTGCTTTGGCTGTTCCTGCTGACCAGCGTCTGCGCCTGGCTGAGGACCACCCTGTGCACCTGCCTGACTATACATCTGCTGTGATGCTGCCTGCATAACGGTGTTGAGGTTGTTGATAGCAGTGTCGATTGCTGCAACGTCAGCTGACTTGTGAGCGTCACGGAGCTGCTGGAGAGCAGACTCGATACCTGACTTCTGGTCGGCTGGAATCTTATCACCGTTGTCCTTCAAGAAGTTTTCGGTGGTGAAGATCATTGAGTCAGCTTGGTTCAGCTTGTCAATCTTCTCACGCTCTGCCTTGTCGGCTGCAGCGTTTTGCTCAGCCTCAGCCTTCATACGGTTGATTTCCTCCTCACTCAAACCACTTGAAGCCTCGATGCGGATGCTCTGCTCCTTACCTGTTGCCTTGTCCTTAGCTGATACGTTAAGGATACCGTTGGCATCGATATCGAATGTTACCTCAATCTGTGGAACACCACG
Coding sequences:
- a CDS encoding helix-turn-helix domain-containing protein codes for the protein MASAKFQIERKCEICGKSFIAKTLTSKYCSKNCSQAAYKQRKKEEQLDALKREKAARVPKNQLYLSIADATALFDIGRDSLYRLIRNKQVRYYNLGLRMIRICKADLQERFNLRPYDERRKEKQSEVKTYRLEPEDCYTIGEIAKKFGIHDSTVYLHIRKYSIPTRQIGNYVYAPKSEIDNLYKH